A window from Pleuronectes platessa chromosome 6, fPlePla1.1, whole genome shotgun sequence encodes these proteins:
- the LOC128442719 gene encoding PGC-1 and ERR-induced regulator in muscle protein 1, with product MSSFWREMEKLTINDILGLRSVPPLPESQETDASALTDSGFFTQSDESRLKQTSEHMPSGPDQEKSGSGAVVADDSFISRSVLWESEPVLMSLGSDTCTDNTMMTSVSNISQPVFSGNAKQSHRKISKTLSGHNLAALYSDSFSSRLKGQTLQTLDEEGSEKFDCVFEDKTPKQADMDSLPSSWTDGYRISVSDIFQYLFGGKPSIPSQPATDNVTTFYSDGTSVSENYDHFFSEYDTETFFCPLISAEDQTKGEQGPIGSYSRSACRNLQFPEAYEGFFASSSSDDSSVESDEEDNCGPVRVVTRFTHNANSSQISTDIYDHFFTDSDLRENFFWKATLSFRNVHFSRITVQKQTLPSSRTSHVPVRQSGRSLQRTLYPSKALGNQDVMFPDPLLYHLEDRISRQQAMQPFRNEGLQTADSNPRLDSLLLPLRQSDMCLVCIAFASWVLKTANPQVGDAWKAVLLANVSALSAIRYLRKYVKMEAAASEKELLCSRYTSPVKLSIFP from the exons ATGTCTTCTTtttggagggagatggagaagcTGACGATAAATGACATTCTGGGTTTACGATCCGTGCCACCTCTTCCAGAAAGTCAGGAAACAGACGCGTCTGCTTTAACCGATTCAGGTTTTTTTACACAATCAGATGAGTCCAGGCTCAAACAAACCAGTGAGCACATGCCCAGTGGTCCTGATCAGGAAAAATCAGGTTCAGGTGCTGTTGTGGCAGATGATTCTTTCATTTCGAGGAGTGTTCTATGGGAGAGTGAACCTGTGCTGATGAGTCTAGGTTCAGATACTTGCACAGATAATACAATGATGACGTCTGTGAGTAACATTTCTCAACCAGTCTTCTCTGGAAATGCAAAACAGAGCCACAGAAAGATTTCCAAAACCTTAAGTGGGCACAATCTAGCTGCTCTGTATTCTGACTCATTCAGCTCCAGGTTGAAAGGCCAAACGTTACAAACCTTAGACGAAGAAGGATCAGAAAAGTTTGACTGTGTCTTTGAGGATAAGACGCCAAAGCAAGCGGACATGGATTCTCTACCTTCCTCCTGGACAGACGGCTACAGAATCTCTGTTTCCGATATTTTCCAGTACCTCTTTGGTGGTAAGCCGTCGATTCCCAGCCAACCAGCCACAGATAACGTAACCACCTTCTACTCAGATGGAACTTCTGTTTCTGAAAATTATGATCACTTTTTCTCAGAGTACGATACAGAAACCTTCTTCTGTCCTCTCATCTCAGCGGAGGATCAGACCAAAGGTGAGCAGGGGCCTATCGGTTCCTACTCACGCTCAGCTTGTAGAAATCTACAGTTCCCTGAGGCCTATGAGGGCTTCTTTGCATCCTCCTCTTCTGATGATTCTTCAGTTGAATCTGATGAAGAGGACAACTGTGGACCTGTCAGGGTGGTGACCAGGTTTACCCACAACGCAAACTCATCCCAGATATCAACGGACATTTATGACCATTTCTTCACAGACAGTGACCTGAGAGAGAACTTCTTCTGGAAAGCAACACTCTCTTTCAGGAATGTACATTTTTCGCGAATCACGGTGCAGAAGCAGACTCTCCCAAGCTCCCGAACGTCTCATGTACCTGTGAGGCAAAGTGGCAGATCCCTTCAAAGGACACTTTatcccagtaaagctctggGAAATCAAGACGTGATGTTTCCGGATCCACTTCTCTACCACCTGGAGGACAGGATCTCCAGACAGCAGGCGATGCAGCCTTTCAGAAATGAGGGTTTACAGACGGCTGATTCAAATCCAA GGCTGGATTCCTTGCTCCTGCCACTCCGACAGTCAGACATGTGTCTGGTTTGTATCGCCTTTGCTTCGTGGGTACTGAAGACCGCAAACCCACAAGTTGGAGATGCCTGGAAAGCTG TTCTGTTGGCAAACGTAAGTGCTCTGTCAGCAATCCGATACCTGCGTAAGTACGTCAAGATGGAGGCGGCCGCCAGCGAGAAGGAATTACTCTGCTCTCGATACACGTCACCAGTGAAATTATCAATTTTCCCATGA